The following proteins come from a genomic window of Miscanthus floridulus cultivar M001 chromosome 2, ASM1932011v1, whole genome shotgun sequence:
- the LOC136529994 gene encoding phospho-2-dehydro-3-deoxyheptonate aldolase 1, chloroplastic-like, with the protein MALATNAAAAAAAAAAAAAAAAAISGGSASASQPRRGPSLLPLRRRCAVRAVHAAEPSKNPGVVVPAAVKTSSPTVAPENDAAPAPAPARAPAAPAKWAVDSWRTKKALQLPEYPNPAELEAVLKTIEAFPPIVFAGEARHLEERLADAAMGRAFLLQGGDCAESFKEFNSNNIRDTFRVLLQMSAVLMFGAQMPVVKVGRMAGQFAKPRSEPFEVRDGVKLPSYRGDNINGEAFDEKSRVPDPQRMIRAYAQSAATLNLLRALATGGYAAMQRVTQWNLDFTEHSEQGDRYRELAHRVDEALGFMSAAGLTPDHPLTTTTEFWTSHECLLLPYEQALTRQDSTSGLFYDCSAHMLWVGERTRQLDGAHVEFLRGIANPLGIKVSDKMNPSDLVKLIDILNPTNKPGRITVITRMGAENMRVKLPHLIRAVRQAGQIVTWITDPMHGNTIKAPCGLKTRPFDNILAEVRAFFDVHEQEGSHPGGVHLEMTGQNVTECIGGSRTVTFDDLSDRYHTHCDPRLNASQSLELAFIIAERLRKRRIRSSSGLNNILPLPPFGF; encoded by the exons ATGGCGCTCgccaccaacgccgccgccgccgccgccgccgccgccgccgccgccgccgcggcagccGCCATCTCCGGCGGGTCCGCGTCGGCGTCGCAGCCCCGGCGCGGCCCGTCGCTCCTCCCGCTGAGGCGCCGCTGCGCCGTCCGCGCCGTGCACGCCGCGGAGCCGTCGAAGAACCCTGGCGTCGTCGTCCCGGCCGCCGTGAAGACCTCGTCGCCGACGGTCGCGCCCGAGAACGACGCGGCCCCTGCTCCGGCCCCGGCCCGTGCGCCCGCCGCGCCGGCGAAGTGGGCGGTGGACAGCTGGAGGACGAAGAAGGCGCTGCAGCTGCCGGAGTACCCGAACCCGGCGGAGCTGGAGGCGGTGCTCAAGACGATCGAGGCGTTCCCGCCCATCGTCTTCGCCGGGGAGGCGCGCCACCTGGAGGAGCGCCTCGCCGACGCCGCCATGGGCCGCGCCTTCCTCCTCCAGGGCGGCGACTGCGCCGAGAGCTTCAAGGAGTTCAACAGCAACAACATCCGCGACACCTTCCGCGTCCTCCTGCAGATGTCCGCCGTCCTCATGTTCGGCGCCCAGATGCCCGTCGTCAAG GTTGGTAGGATGGCCGGCCAATTCGCGAAGCCGAGGTCGGAGCCGTTCGAGGTCAGGGACGGCGTCAAGCTGCCCAGCTACCGGGGCGACAACATCAACGGCGAGGCGTTCGACGAGAAGAGCCGCGTCCCCGACCCACAGAGGATGATCCGGGCGTACGCCCAGTCCGCCGCCACGCTCAACCTGCTCCGCGCCTTAGCCACCGGAGGCTACGCCGCCATGCAGCGCGTCACGCAATGGAACCTGGATTTCACCGAACACAGCGAGCAGGGCGACAG GTACCGTGAATTGGCACATCGGGTTGATGAAGCCCTTGGCTTCATGTCTGCAGCTGGCCTAACACCGGACCACCCTTTGACGACGACCACCGAGTTCTGGACCTCACATGAGTGCCTCCTCCTACCTTACGAGCAAGCTTTAACCCGCCAAGACTCCACCTCTGGTCTTTTCTATGATTGCTCTGCCCATATGCTCTGGGTTGGTGAGCGCACTCGCCAGCTTGATGGTGCCCATGTTGAGTTCCTCAGGGGTATTGCCAACCCTCTTGGCATCAAG GTAAGTGACAAAATGAACCCCAGCGACTTGGTGAAGCTGATCGATATACTGAATCCAACAAACAAGCCTGGGAGAATCACCGTTATTACAAGGATGGGGGCAGAGAACATGAGGGTGAAGTTACCTCACCTTATCCGTGCGGTCCGCCAGGCAGGACAAATTGTCACCTGGATCACTGATCCGATGCACGGGAACACCATCAAGGCTCCTTGCGGTCTAAAGACTCGTCCATTTGACAACATTCTG GCTGAGGTACGGGCCTTCTTTGATGTGCACGAGCAAGAGGGAAGCCACCCTGGAGGCGTCCACCTTGAGATGACGGGGCAAAACGTAACTGAATGCATTGGTGGGTCACGCACCGTGACCTTCGATGACCTGAGCGACCGCTACCACACCCACTGTGACCCCAGGCTGAACGCGTCCCAGTCTCTGGAGCTCGCGTTCATAATCGCCGAGAggctgaggaagaggaggatccGGTCATCGTCTGGGCTCAACAACATCTTGCCCTTGCCGCCTTTTGGTTTCTGA